One genomic segment of Streptomyces sp. NBC_00239 includes these proteins:
- a CDS encoding acyl-CoA dehydrogenase family protein, whose protein sequence is MPAFVPADPLGLDDLLSPEDLAVRDTVRGWAADRVLPHIAGWYETGELPIRELARELGALGALGMSLEGYGCAGASAVQYGLACLELEAADSGIRSLVSVQGSLAMYAIHRYGSEEQKQRWLPGMAAGELIGCFGLTEPDVGSDPAAMRTYAKKDGTDWVLTGRKMWITNGSVAAVAVVWAQTDEGIRGFAVPTDTPGFSAPEIKHKWSLRASVTSELVMDEVRLPADAVLPGVTGLKGPLGCLSHARYGIVWGSMGAARASFESALDYAKTREQFGRPIGGFQLTQAKLADMALELHKGVLLAHHLGLRMDAGRLRPEQVSFGKLNNVREAIEICRTARTILGANGISLEYPVMRHATNLESVLTYEGTVEMHQLVLGKALTGLDAFR, encoded by the coding sequence ATGCCGGCTTTCGTACCCGCCGATCCGCTCGGCCTCGACGACCTGCTCAGCCCCGAGGACCTCGCGGTCCGCGACACCGTGCGCGGCTGGGCCGCCGACCGCGTGCTCCCGCACATCGCCGGCTGGTACGAGACCGGCGAGCTGCCGATCCGCGAACTGGCCCGCGAGCTCGGCGCCCTCGGCGCCCTCGGCATGTCCCTGGAGGGCTACGGCTGCGCCGGCGCGAGCGCCGTCCAGTACGGCCTGGCCTGCCTGGAGCTGGAGGCCGCCGACTCCGGCATCCGCTCGCTGGTCTCCGTACAGGGCTCGCTGGCCATGTACGCCATCCACCGGTACGGATCCGAGGAGCAGAAGCAGCGCTGGCTGCCCGGCATGGCCGCCGGCGAGCTGATCGGCTGCTTCGGCCTCACCGAGCCCGACGTCGGCTCGGACCCCGCCGCCATGCGCACGTACGCGAAGAAGGACGGCACCGACTGGGTGCTGACGGGCCGCAAGATGTGGATCACCAACGGCTCGGTGGCCGCCGTGGCCGTGGTCTGGGCCCAGACCGACGAGGGCATCCGCGGCTTCGCCGTGCCCACGGACACGCCCGGCTTCTCGGCGCCCGAGATCAAGCACAAGTGGTCGCTGCGCGCCTCGGTCACCAGCGAGCTGGTCATGGACGAGGTCCGGCTGCCCGCCGACGCGGTGCTCCCCGGTGTCACCGGGCTCAAGGGCCCCCTCGGCTGCCTGAGCCACGCCCGGTACGGGATCGTGTGGGGCTCGATGGGCGCGGCGCGCGCCAGTTTCGAGTCGGCGCTCGACTACGCGAAGACGCGCGAGCAGTTCGGCCGGCCGATCGGCGGTTTCCAGCTGACCCAGGCCAAGCTCGCGGACATGGCGCTCGAACTGCACAAGGGCGTCCTGCTGGCCCACCACCTGGGCCTGCGCATGGACGCGGGACGGTTGCGGCCGGAGCAGGTCAGCTTCGGCAAGCTCAACAACGTGCGCGAGGCCATCGAGATCTGCCGCACCGCGCGCACCATCCTCGGCGCGAACGGCATCTCCCTGGAGTACCCGGTGATGCGGCACGCGACCAACCTCGAATCGGTCCTCACCTACGAGGGCACCGTCGAGATGCACCAGCTGGTGCTGGGCAAGGCACTCACCGGGCTCGACGCCTTCCGGTGA
- a CDS encoding cell division protein SepF, with amino-acid sequence MGSVRKASAWLGLVEDSDDERYYDDEYAEAAHGPQQPEAWVTDPRVRVASDSAVVQGRRIATVTPDGFRDARGIGELFRDGVPVIVNLSSMDPTDAKRVVDFAAGLTFGLRGSIERVATRVFLLTPADTQIVSESGHRGQDGFFNQS; translated from the coding sequence ATGGGTTCGGTGCGCAAGGCCAGTGCCTGGCTGGGTCTCGTCGAGGACAGCGACGACGAGCGGTACTACGACGACGAGTACGCGGAGGCTGCCCACGGCCCGCAGCAGCCCGAGGCGTGGGTGACCGACCCGCGGGTGCGGGTGGCGTCGGACTCCGCCGTCGTGCAGGGCCGCCGGATCGCCACGGTCACCCCGGACGGCTTCCGCGACGCCCGCGGGATCGGCGAGCTGTTCCGCGACGGCGTCCCGGTCATCGTCAACCTCTCCTCCATGGACCCGACCGACGCCAAGCGCGTGGTCGACTTCGCGGCCGGCCTCACCTTCGGTCTGCGCGGCTCGATCGAGCGGGTGGCGACCAGGGTCTTCCTGCTGACCCCGGCCGACACCCAGATCGTCAGCGAGAGCGGGCACCGCGGCCAGGACGGCTTCTTCAACCAGAGCTGA